The Puntigrus tetrazona isolate hp1 chromosome 16, ASM1883169v1, whole genome shotgun sequence genome includes a region encoding these proteins:
- the LOC122360719 gene encoding upstream stimulatory factor 2 isoform X2, whose protein sequence is MYRVISASNLTKSQQTVIQNSFSNGDSPAGEDTAADPARTQTAGQYYVMMTPSDVLRSASQRTLAPRAHTYTVGHHDAQEYEGLNWRMASLRTPRDERRRAQHNEVERRRRDKINNWIVALSKIIPDCSVDGTKAGESKGGILSKACDYIGELKHRNQRLQESLRAAQRAQMDNELLRRQLEELKSENSLLRALLEHHGVDTVSLRHSGKEILANPDDKRPSENDAGLKCTE, encoded by the exons ATGTATCGGGTGATCTCTGCATCCAACCTCACTAAATCCCAGCAG ACGGTAATTCAAAACTCTTTCAGTAATGGAGACAGTCCTGCTGGAGAAGATACTGCAGCTGACCCTGCACGCACACAAACAGCAG GTCAATACTACGTGATGATGACTCCTTCAGACGTGCTGCGTTCCGCCTCTCAGCGGACCTTAGCTCCACGCGCGCACACGTACACTGT AGGTCATCACGATGCACAAGAGTATGAAGGTCTAAACTG GAGAATGGCCAGCCTGCGCACTCCTAGAGACGAGAGGAGAAGAGCACAACATAATGAAG TCGAAAGGCGACGGCGAGACAAAATCAACAACTGGATTGTGGCACTCTCCAAAATCATCCCAGACTGCAGCGTAGACGGCACCAAGGCTGGAGAG AGTAAAGGTGGGATCCTGTCAAAGGCGTGTGATTACATTGGCGAGCTGAAGCACCGTAACCAGCGGCTGCAGGAGAGTTTGAGAGCAGCGCAGAGAGCCCAGATGGACAATGAGCTGCTCAGACGGCAG CTGGAGGAGCTGAAGAGCGAGAACAGCCTCCTGCGAGCGCTGCTGGAGCATCACGGCGTTGACACAGTGAGCCTCAGACATTCTGGGAAAGAGATTCTGGCCAATCCAGACGACAAAAGGCCCTCAGAGAATGACGCGGGACTGAAGTGCACCGAATGA
- the LOC122360719 gene encoding upstream stimulatory factor 2 isoform X3, translating into MMTPSDVLRSASQRTLAPRAHTYTVGHHDAQEYEGLNWRMASLRTPRDERRRAQHNEVERRRRDKINNWIVALSKIIPDCSVDGTKAGERFLFLQSKGGILSKACDYIGELKHRNQRLQESLRAAQRAQMDNELLRRQLEELKSENSLLRALLEHHGVDTVSLRHSGKEILANPDDKRPSENDAGLKCTE; encoded by the exons ATGATGACTCCTTCAGACGTGCTGCGTTCCGCCTCTCAGCGGACCTTAGCTCCACGCGCGCACACGTACACTGT AGGTCATCACGATGCACAAGAGTATGAAGGTCTAAACTG GAGAATGGCCAGCCTGCGCACTCCTAGAGACGAGAGGAGAAGAGCACAACATAATGAAG TCGAAAGGCGACGGCGAGACAAAATCAACAACTGGATTGTGGCACTCTCCAAAATCATCCCAGACTGCAGCGTAGACGGCACCAAGGCTGGAGAG CGTTTCTTGTTCCTCCAGAGTAAAGGTGGGATCCTGTCAAAGGCGTGTGATTACATTGGCGAGCTGAAGCACCGTAACCAGCGGCTGCAGGAGAGTTTGAGAGCAGCGCAGAGAGCCCAGATGGACAATGAGCTGCTCAGACGGCAG CTGGAGGAGCTGAAGAGCGAGAACAGCCTCCTGCGAGCGCTGCTGGAGCATCACGGCGTTGACACAGTGAGCCTCAGACATTCTGGGAAAGAGATTCTGGCCAATCCAGACGACAAAAGGCCCTCAGAGAATGACGCGGGACTGAAGTGCACCGAATGA
- the LOC122360721 gene encoding hepcidin-1 isoform X2 — translation MKLTRVALAAAVVVACVCLLQTEAVPFTQTEETETPQENEHLTETNPNLQSLFRVKRQSHLSLCRYCCNCCRNKGCGYCCKF, via the exons ATGAAGCTGACACGAGTGGCTCTCGCTGCCGCGGTGGTCGTGGCGTGCGTCTGCCTGCTCCAGACCGAGGCCGTTCCCTTCACACAG ACTGAAGAAACTGAAACGCCACAGGAGAACGAGCATCTCACGGAAACTAATCCAAATCTCCAG TCCCTGTTCAGGGTGAAGCGTCAGAGTCATCTGTCTCTGTGCAGATACTGCTGCAACTGCTGCCGTAACAAAGGCTGCGGATACTGCTGCAAATTCTGA
- the LOC122360719 gene encoding upstream stimulatory factor 2 isoform X1: protein MYRVISASNLTKSQQTVIQNSFSNGDSPAGEDTAADPARTQTAGQYYVMMTPSDVLRSASQRTLAPRAHTYTVGHHDAQEYEGLNWRMASLRTPRDERRRAQHNEVERRRRDKINNWIVALSKIIPDCSVDGTKAGERFLFLQSKGGILSKACDYIGELKHRNQRLQESLRAAQRAQMDNELLRRQLEELKSENSLLRALLEHHGVDTVSLRHSGKEILANPDDKRPSENDAGLKCTE, encoded by the exons ATGTATCGGGTGATCTCTGCATCCAACCTCACTAAATCCCAGCAG ACGGTAATTCAAAACTCTTTCAGTAATGGAGACAGTCCTGCTGGAGAAGATACTGCAGCTGACCCTGCACGCACACAAACAGCAG GTCAATACTACGTGATGATGACTCCTTCAGACGTGCTGCGTTCCGCCTCTCAGCGGACCTTAGCTCCACGCGCGCACACGTACACTGT AGGTCATCACGATGCACAAGAGTATGAAGGTCTAAACTG GAGAATGGCCAGCCTGCGCACTCCTAGAGACGAGAGGAGAAGAGCACAACATAATGAAG TCGAAAGGCGACGGCGAGACAAAATCAACAACTGGATTGTGGCACTCTCCAAAATCATCCCAGACTGCAGCGTAGACGGCACCAAGGCTGGAGAG CGTTTCTTGTTCCTCCAGAGTAAAGGTGGGATCCTGTCAAAGGCGTGTGATTACATTGGCGAGCTGAAGCACCGTAACCAGCGGCTGCAGGAGAGTTTGAGAGCAGCGCAGAGAGCCCAGATGGACAATGAGCTGCTCAGACGGCAG CTGGAGGAGCTGAAGAGCGAGAACAGCCTCCTGCGAGCGCTGCTGGAGCATCACGGCGTTGACACAGTGAGCCTCAGACATTCTGGGAAAGAGATTCTGGCCAATCCAGACGACAAAAGGCCCTCAGAGAATGACGCGGGACTGAAGTGCACCGAATGA
- the LOC122360721 gene encoding hepcidin-1 isoform X1, which yields MKLTRVALAAAVVVACVCLLQTEAVPFTQQTEETETPQENEHLTETNPNLQSLFRVKRQSHLSLCRYCCNCCRNKGCGYCCKF from the exons ATGAAGCTGACACGAGTGGCTCTCGCTGCCGCGGTGGTCGTGGCGTGCGTCTGCCTGCTCCAGACCGAGGCCGTTCCCTTCACACAG CAGACTGAAGAAACTGAAACGCCACAGGAGAACGAGCATCTCACGGAAACTAATCCAAATCTCCAG TCCCTGTTCAGGGTGAAGCGTCAGAGTCATCTGTCTCTGTGCAGATACTGCTGCAACTGCTGCCGTAACAAAGGCTGCGGATACTGCTGCAAATTCTGA
- the etfb gene encoding electron transfer flavoprotein subunit beta: MSGRVLVGVKRVIDYAVKIRVKPDHTGVVTDGVKHSMNPFCEIAVEEAVKLKEKKLVKEVVAVSCGPQQVQETIRTALAMGADRGIHVEVSGKDYETLGPLQVSKILAALAKKEQADLIVLGKQAIDDDCNQTGQMTAALLDWPQGTFASEVSVEADKLKVVREIDGGLETIKIKLPAVVTADLRLNTPRYATLPNIMKAKKKKIANVKPADLGVDVSSRLEVLNVNEPAQRQAGVKVETVDDLVGKLKEAGRI; encoded by the exons ATGAGCGGCAGAGTTCTGGTCGGAGTTAAACGGGTCATTGACTATGCTGTCAAG ATCCGGGTCAAGCCTGACCACACAGGGGTGGTGACGGACGGCGTCAAGCATTCGATGAACCCTTTCTGCGAGATCGCGGTGGAGGAGGCCGTCAAACTCAAGGAGAAGAAGCTCGTCAAGGAGGTCGTGGCCGTCAGCTGCGGGCCTCAGCAGGTTCAG GAGACGATCCGGACGGCTCTGGCCATGGGTGCGGACCGTGGCATACACGTGGAAGTGTCCGGAAAAGACTACGAGACGCTCGGCCCCCTGCAGGTCTCCAAGATCTTGGCTGCTCTCGCTAAGAAAGAGCAAGCCGATCTGATCGTTCTGGGGAAACAG GCCATAGATGACGACTGCAATCAAACCGGACAGATGACGGCAGCGCTGTTGGACTGGCCCCAG ggaACCTTTGCTTCTGAGGTGAGCGTAGAAGCAGACAAGCTGAAGGTGGTGAGAGAAATCGATGGGGGTTTGGAGACCATTAAGATCAAATTGCCAGCCGTGGTGACCGCTGACCTCCGTCTCAACACTCCCAGATACGCCACGCTGCCCAACATCATG AAAGCGAAGAAAAAGAAGATCGCGAATGTGAAGCCTGCAGATCTGGGAGTGGATGTGAGCTCACGGCTGGAGGTGCTGAACGTCAATGAACCGGCTCAGAGACAAGCTGGAGTCAAAGTGGAGACGGTCGATGATCTGGTGGGGAAACTGAAAGAGGCTGGAAGAATATAG